A window from Drosophila nasuta strain 15112-1781.00 chromosome 3, ASM2355853v1, whole genome shotgun sequence encodes these proteins:
- the LOC132792388 gene encoding uncharacterized protein LOC132792388: protein MEEPIRSPFSTDIPHAFIYNDSRKAKSYYRGPYAESIQSFAQVFHYALQMDHIDSLPNKRDLQELIAEGVYNMSVHGVLIRTLLDDPRNITQYSYPLEVMRNCVMVPLAPELPKWMYMVWPLGRYVWTSLFLSIFYVAFLLRYVHWEETIARSYTRNLLHAMALLMYSPNMNMQLRMIHVPLRTLVFYTLLYIQGFILSNYHISHMTSFDMKPVFVKPINTWADLIESRVRIIIPDTLLEEIRSLPGLDVSSLNPQFKPLIWQDYQNLLTAPPRQFAYVVTQDAWDFFNRQQAVLIQPYFHMSQVCFNGLFNAYPLQKDAPFADALDRFMLYVRQAGLWGYWEDMAFIYAVRANYAKVFLDTYPVEPLNLEFFSTAWIVIVVGLPISLVVYLLEYLWWRCSSTKLRYNQ from the coding sequence ATGGAGGAGCCTATTCGTTCGCCCTTCAGCACGGACATTCCACACGCGTTTATATACAATGACTCGAGGAAGGCAAAGTCCTACTACCGTGGACCCTATGCGGAGTCCATACAGAGTTTTGCCCAGGTGTTTCACTACGCTCTGCAGATGGACCACATCGACAGTTTGCCCAACAAGAGGGATCTGCAGGAACTGATTGCAGAAGGCGTATACAATATGTCGGTGCATGGAGTGCTAATCAGAACACTGCTGGATGATCCCAGGAATATCACGCAGTACAGTTATCCGCTCGAGGTGATGAGGAATTGCGTCATGGTGCCGCTTGCACCGGAGTTGCCCAAGTGGATGTACATGGTTTGGCCCCTTGGGCGATATGTGTGGACATCTCTCTTTCTGAGCATCTTCTATGTGGCCTTTCTGCTGCGCTATGTGCACTGGGAGGAGACCATAGCCCGATCTTATACGCGGAATCTGCTGCACGCCATGGCGCTCCTTATGTACAGTCCCAACATGAATATGCAGTTGCGAATGATTCATGTGCCATTGCGGACCCTGGTCTTCTATACGCTGCTCTACATTCAGGGATTTATACTCTCCAATTATCACATCAGTCATATGACGTCGTTCGATATGAAACCAGTGTTTGTAAAGCCTATCAACACCTGGGCTGATTTAATAGAATCCCGAGTGCGCATTATTATTCCAGATACTCTCTTGGAGGAGATACGCTCTCTACCCGGCTTGGATGTTTCGTCCTTAAATCCGCAGTTTAAACCACTTATTTGGCAGGATTATCAAAATCTATTAACTGCACCGCCTCGACAATTTGCCTATGTGGTAACCCAGGATGCATGGGATTTCTTCAATAGACAGCAAGCGGTGCTCATTCAGCCCTATTTCCACATGTCCCAGGTCTGTTTCAATGGACTCTTCAACGCTTATCCTTTGCAAAAAGATGCTCCATTTGCCGATGCCCTTGACCGCTTCATGTTGTATGTAAGGCAGGCGGGTCTCTGGGGCTACTGGGAAGACATGGCATTCATCTACGCTGTGCGTGCCAATTACGCCAAGGTTTTTCTCGATACGTATCCTGTGGAGCCACTGAATCTGGAGTTCTTTAGCACTGCCTGGATTGTGATTGTGGTGGGTCTGCCCATTAGCCTAGTGGTTTATCTTCTGGAGTATTTGTGGTGGCGTTGTTCATCAACAAAACTCAGATACAATCAATAA
- the LOC132793186 gene encoding uncharacterized protein LOC132793186 — protein sequence MPLATRLLLLLPVLGTCQTNLEDLRFLQNVVQQVADEERWTNTPLFMSHPQRLEDLNPFIEWLHTNLSVTSYVFDSNGMPNTYDPLRNHINNDALSLLFCYSSDEIIFWQLDQRLRKLRASRLIVYLSNQREKLALGKLFDKLWSLQFLQTLMLHKQRIYSYTPYPKVRYFELNLAGKGLLFPAPSRNLNGYVVSTPAENDLPRVFQVQDQRTGKHLIRGFGYRIFAEFLRRHNAQLIISNAGQDLDAGSSVDMTRLQQLIGDNRLEITMHPYVGIDRELGILSYPLTIAQNCLIMPVRNEIPRYMYLLRPFHWTSWLLLLAAVVYISVALHWLSPSLSASPGRCLLEALSQLLFLSSPSRIYGPSVRYFLVSLQLFVLGFIVTNWYSNQLSSSLTATLVGEQVDTFEQLIAQQQRILVKHHEIPMLLQQVPPHLEEQVSNLVVGAEAGEQVRALLSFNTSYSYPFTVERWEFFALQQQYAHKPIYRYSTVCLGAPVIGYPMRKDSHLENLLKHFIMWVQSTGLYRHWTVSDFNDALRAGYMRLIDNSDNFKALNLDTFRLAWYVLLCGWLLAALVFVCEHRNVFSTVSSRTCH from the coding sequence ATGCCGCTTGCAACGCggttgctcctgctgctgcctgtACTAGGCACATGTCAAACTAATCTCGAAGACCTGAGGTTTCTGCAGAATGTAGTCCAGCAAGTTGCCGATGAAGAACGCTGGACAAATACGCCGTTGTTCATGAGTCATCCCCAACGATTGGAGGATTTGAATCCCTTCATCGAATGGCTGCATACCAACTTAAGTGTGACCAGCTACGTTTTCGATTCAAATGGTATGCCAAATACTTATGATCCGCTAAGGAATCACATCAATAACGATGCCCTGAGCCTGCTCTTCTGCTACAGCAGCGATGAGATCATCTTCTGGCAGCTGGACCAACGCCTAAGGAAACTGCGAGCTAGTCGCCTCATTGTCTATCTGTCAAATCAGCGAGAGAAGTTAGCGCTGGGTAAACTGTTCGACAAACTATGGAGTCTGCAGTTCCTTCAGACGCTTATGCTGCACAAGCAGCGAATCTACAGCTACACACCGTACCCCAAAGTGCGCTACTTTGAGCTGAATCTAGCCGGGAAAGGACTGTTGTTTCCAGCACCGTCACGTAATCTAAATGGCTATGTGGTGTCCACTCCCGCTGAGAACGATTTACCGCGTGTGTTTCAGGTGCAAGATCAGCGAACAGGCAAACATCTCATACGCGGCTTTGGCTATCGCATCTTTGCCGAGTTTCTTCGTCGTCACAATGCCCAGCTGATCATCAGCAATGCTGGCCAGGATCTGGACGCTGGCAGCAGCGTGGACATGACACGCCTCCAGCAGCTGATTGGTGACAATCGCCTGGAGATCACAATGCATCCATATGTGGGCATCGATCGTGAACTCGGCATCCTCAGCTATCCCCTGACAATCGCTCAGAATTGCCTCATTATGCCAGTGCGCAACGAGATCCCTCGCTACATGTACCTGCTGCGTCCATTCCATTGGACCAGTTGGCTCCTGCTGCTAGCCGCCGTTGTCTACATCAGTGTGGCGCTGCACTGGCTCAGTCCCTCCCTGAGCGCCAGTCCAGGACGCTGTTTGCTCGAAGCTCTCAGCCAGCTGCTGTTCCTTAGTTCACCCAGCCGCATCTATGGACCTTCGGTGCGGTATTTTCTGGTCTCGCTGCAGCTATTTGTGCTGGGATTCATAGTGACCAACTGGTATTCGAATCAGTTGAGCAGCTCGCTGACTGCCACCTTGGTGGGTGAGCAGGTGGACACCTTTGAGCAACTTATTGCACAGCAACAACGCATATTAGTCAAGCACCATGAGATACccatgctgctgcagcaggtGCCACCGCATCTGGAGGAGCAGGTGTCCAATTTGGTAGTTGGCGCCGAGGCTGGGGAGCAGGTGAGAGCATTGCTCAGCTTTAACACTAGCTACTCGTATCCGTTCACTGTCGAACGCTGGGAGTTCTTtgcgctgcagcagcaatacGCCCACAAACCCATCTATCGCTACTCGACGGTCTGCCTGGGCGCTCCTGTCATCGGTTATCCCATGCGCAAGGATTCGCACCTAGAAAATCTGCTAAAGCACTTCATAATGTGGGTGCAGAGCACGGGGCTCTATCGGCACTGGACCGTCTCTGACTTCAATGATGCCCTCAGGGCAGGCTACATGCGTCTCATCGACAACTCGGACAACTTTAAGGCCCTGAATCTGGACACCTTCCGCCTTGCGTGGTACGTTCTACTTTGCGGTTGGCTGCTGGCCGCATTGGTTTTTGTTTGCGAGCACCGCAACGTCTTCAGCACCGTCTCAAGTCGCACCTGCCATTGA
- the LOC132788041 gene encoding rab proteins geranylgeranyltransferase component A — protein MSDDLPDQFDLVVIGTGFTESCIAAAASRIGKTVLHIDLNEYYGDVWSSFNLDALNTLLQQSNTMVRNGRFTWHDSCEESASWTREKLLEKSRRFSLDLCPRVAYSAGELVQLLIKSNICRYAEFRALDHVCMWYNNELVSVPCSRSDVFNTKTLSIVEKRLLMKFLTACNDYGEDKCNEDSLAFRGRTFLEYLQAQRVTDKIATCVMQSIAMCTPNTSFEEGMQRTQRFLGSLGRYGNTPFLFPMYGCGELPQCFCRLCAVYGGIYCLKRSVDRITVEDSTNELLLSSAGKTLRAKQVVCAPGQVPLGQLQSEVRAHISRGLLIASSPLGGEDLNKGGGGVNLLRLLTPDGQHEASIIQLSHYSGTCPEGLYIFHLTTSASSDDPAADLAPFVELLFGAQTPQQLIYSAYFTIAAPVTTNAAFTTPIYCTAPPSYELDYDAAIANAREIFGKLYVDAEFLPRAPDPEEIVVDGEDPSALNEHSLPDDLRAQLHDLQQAAQDMDIAE, from the exons ATGTCGGATGATCTACCAGATCAATTCGATTTAGTCGTTATTGGCACAG GCTTCACGGAGTCTTgtattgcagctgctgccagtCGCATTGGCAAAACCGTGCTGCACATCGATCTAAATGAATACTACGGCGATGTGTGGAGCTCTTTCAATCTGGATGCATTAAACACGCTGCTGCAGCAGTCAAACACAATGGTGCGCAATGGACGCTTCACATGGCATGATTCCTGTGAGGAAAGTGCGTCTTGGACACGGGAAAAACTGCTGGAGAAATCACGTAGATTCAGTTTGGACCTGTGCCCACGAGTGGCATACTCGGCTGGCGAGCTAGTACAGTTATTAATCAAATCCAACATCTGTCGTTATGCAGAATTCCGTGCCTTGGATCATGTCTGCATGTGGTATAACAACGAACTTGTCTCAGTGCCTTGTTCGCGCAGCGATGTCTTCAATACCAAGACCCTGAGTATTGTGGAGAAGCGGCTGTTGATGAAGTTCCTAACTGCCTGCAACGACTATGGCGAAGATAAATGCAATGAGGACTCACTCGCTTTTCGAGGACGAACTTTTCTGGAATATTTGCAGGCACAACGAGTGACTGACAAGATTGCCACCTGTGTTATGCAGTCCATTGCCATGTGTACGCCCAACACCAGTTTTGAGGAAGGCATGCAGCGCACCCAGCGTTTCTTGGGCAGCTTGGGTCGTTATGGCAACACGCCTTTTCTGTTTCCCATGTACGGATGCGGCGAATTGCCACAATGCTTTTGCCGACTGTGCGCCGTTTATGGCGGCATCTATTGTCTAAAACGTAGCGTTGATCGCATCACCGTGGAAGATAGCACAAATGAGTTGCTGCTAAGCAGTGCGGGCAAAACGCTGCGTGCCAAGCAAGTGGTCTGTGCACCCGGACAAGTTCCTTTGGGCCAGCTGCAGAGCGAGGTACGTGCTCATATCTCACGTGGTTTGCTGATTGCCAGCAGTCCATTGGGAGGCGAGGATCTCAATAAGGGTGGTGGAGGCGTCAACTTGCTGCGACTACTAACGCCCGATGGACAACACGAAGCGTCCATCATCCAATTATCTCACTATTCTGGCACCTGCCCCGAAGGACTTT atatatttcatttaaccACGTCCGCTAGCAGTGACGATCCTGCTGCTGATCTGGCGCCTTTCGTCGAGCTGCTCTTTGGAGCACAGACACCACAACAACTCATCTATAGCGCTTACTTTACTATAGCTGCACCAGTTACCACAAATGCTGCCTTTACCACGCCTATTTACTGCACAGCGCCGCCCAGCTATGAGCTGGACTATGATGCTGCCATTGCCAATGCTCGGGAAATCTTTGGCAAGTTGTATGTAGATGCAGAGTTTTTACCCCGCGCTCCTGATCCGGAGGAGATAGTCGTCGATGGCGAGGATCCGAGTGCGTTAAATGAGCACAGTCTGCCGGATGACTTGCGCGCTCAGTTGCATGATTTGCAACAGGCAGCACAGGATATGGATATTGCTGAATAG
- the LOC132791972 gene encoding parkin coregulated gene protein homolog, whose translation MSHTRITTAYGARPSHDYHTNSIALKQRSKSANPPQLRPFSGIQGSRPRYVPPFSIQSQQKNTVVINGPIHEAPVTASARGRAPNPKSLKKQHKSISTCNLGATFNACTPPKTAGRGTLFRMYFDRGDLPIKMEYLCGGDKIGWTVDIDKLDYSLYLPLFFDGLAEPKHPYKTYARQGVSDLLLAGGEKIHPVVPQLILPLKNALSTRNLEVMCTTLKIIQQLVMASDMVGPALVPFYRQLLPMFNAFKVKNLNCGDEIDYAQKNNLNLGDLIDETLQVLELHGGEDAFINIKYMVPTYESCYLN comes from the exons ATGTCGCATACACGCATTACCACCGCCTATGGAGCCCGACCGTCACACGATTATCATACAAACTCCATAGCGCTGAAGCAACGTTCCAAATCCGCAAATCCACCGCAATTAAGACCGTTCAGTGGCATACAGGGTTCGCGACCCCGTTATGTGCCACCATTTTCGATACAATCGCAGCAAAAAAACACTGTTGTCATTAATGGTCCCATTCACGAGGCGCCCGTTACGGCAAGCGCACGGGGCAGAGCGCCGAATCCGAAGA GCTTAAAGAAACAACACAAATCCATTTCGACATGCAATTTGGGTGCCACTTTCAACGCCTGCACGCCCCCCAAAACTGCTGGGCGTGGCACATTGTTTCGCATGTATTTCGATCGCGGCGATTTACCCATCAAAATGGAATACCTGTGTGGAGGCGATAAAATTGGCTGGACG GTGGACATTGACAAGCTGGACTACAGCCTCTACTTGCCACTGTTCTTTGATGGATTGGCCGAACCCAAACATCCCTACAAAACCTATGCACGCCAGGGTGTCAGCGACTTGCTGCTCGCCGGCGGAGAGAAAATCCATCCCGTAGTCCCGCAATTAATTCTGCCATTAAAGA ACGCATTGAGCACTAGAAATTTGGAGGTAATGTGCACGACCTTGAAAATCATACAACAGCTGGTCATGGCCTCGGATATGGTTGGACCTGCCCTGGTGCCCTTCTACCGACAACTGTTGCCCATGTTCAATGCGTTCAAGGTGAAGAACT TGAACTGCGGCGATGAGATTGACTATGCACAGAAGAACAATCTCAACCTGGGCGATCTGATTGACGAGACTCTTCAAGTGCTGGAGCTGCATGGCGGCGAGGATGCCTTCATCAACATCAAGTATATGGTGCCCACTTACGAGTCATGCTACTTGAACTAA
- the LOC132788038 gene encoding serine/threonine-protein kinase hippo, which produces MSSNSNGNGELKKLSEESLLQPPEKVFDIMYKLGEGSYGSVYKALHKESSSIVAIKLVPVESDLHEIIKEISIMQQCDSPYVVRYYGSYFKQYDLWICMEYCGAGSVSDIMRLRKKTLTEDEIATILSDTLKGLVYLHLRRKIHRDIKAANILLNTEGYAKLADFGVAGQLTDTMAKRNTVIGTPFWMAPEVIEEIGYDCVADIWSLGITALEMAEGKPPYGDIHPMRAIFMIPQKPPPSFREPDRWSTEFIDFVSKCLVKDPDERATATELLEHEFIRNAKHRSILKTMLEETCAIREQQRANRAAGVTMSQAKSLATQESGLILQEEETEFNSGTVKTFIDDPGTLVPEKFNEYQQTSASDATMIAHPEQEMDEGTLGPGGIRGGLAKASAKAATAAAPGGSSTSAADVAAVDSGTMVELESNLGTMVINSDSDDSTTAKRNDDQKPRYRYRPQFLDHFERKNAGDARADDKSASTPTEYSPAAVEQQLQQQQQQQQQQQQQQQQEQLHMASGANDANNWEHNMEMQFQQISQINQYGLQQHQQQQQQQQHLLMAYPLMNEQLIALNNQQNLLRNNVTPQQQQQAAGGASAAAGVVAQPPPAYQHQHLHTQSHAYVEGEFEFLKFLTFDDLNQRLSNIDHEMELEIEQLNKKYNAKRQPIVDAMNAKRKRQQNINNNLIKI; this is translated from the exons atgtcTTCCAATTCAAATGGCAATGGCGAGCTAAAGAAATTGTCGGAGGAGTCGCTGCTGCAACCGCCGGAAAAGGTGTTTGACATCATGTACAAACTCGGTGAAGGCAGCTACGGCTCCGTCTACAAGGCGCTACACAAGGAAAGTAGCTCCATTGTGGCCATCAAATTGGTGCCGGTCGAATCTGATCTGCACGAGATTATAAAGGAGATATCGATTATGCAACAGTGCGATTCACCCTATGTAGTTCGCTACTATGGCTCCTACTTTAAACAGTATGATTTATGGATCTGCATGGAATACTGCGGTGCCGGCAGCGTTTCCGATATTATGCGGCTGCGCAAAAAGACGTTGACCGAGGACGAGATAGCTACCATACTATCGGACACGCTCAAGGGTCTAGTGTATTTACATCTGCGCCGCAAGATCCATCGCGACATCAAAGCGGCCAACATACTGCTCAATACCGAAGGCTATGCCAAGCTGGCGGACTTCGGAGTCGCCGGCCAGTTGACGGACACAATGGCCAAGCGGAACACAGTGATTGGGACGCCCTTCTGGATGGCGCCCGAGGTCATTGAGGAGATTGGCTACGATTGTGTGGCCGACATCTGGTCACTAGGCATCACAGCACTAGAAATGGCCGAGGGCAAGCCCCCGTACGGCGATATACATCCAATGCGTGCTATTTTCATGATACCACAAAAGCCGCCGCCGTCGTTTCGTGAGCCGGATCGCTGGAGCACCGAGTTCATAGACTTTGTAAGCAAGTGTCTGGTAAAGGACCCAGATGAGCGTGCCACAGCTACCGAGCTGCTAGAACATGAATTCATACGCAATGCCAAGCATCGCAGCATACTCAAAACCATGCTAGAGGAGACGTGTGCCATACGGGAGCAACAGCGCGCCAATCGGGCAGCAGGAGTTACCATGAGCCAGGCCAAAAGTCTGGCCACCCAGGAATCTGGGTTAATACTGCAAGAGGAGGAGACCGAATTCAATTCAGGCACGGTGAAAACGTTCATCGATGATCCCGGCACATTAGTGCCAGAGAAGTTCAATGAATATCAACAGACATCGGCGTCAGATGCCACCATGATTGCCCATCCCGAGCAGGAGATGGACGAAGGCACTTTGGGCCCAGGAGGCATACGTGGCGGCTTGGCCAAGGCGTCAGCgaaggcagcaacagcagccgcaccCGGTGGCAGCAGTACTTCTGCAGCGGATGTGGCAGCAGTGGATAGTGGCACAATGGTTGAATTGGAGTCAAATCTGG GCACCATGGTTATCAACTCGGATTCGGATGATTCCACGACTGCTAAAAGAAATGATGATCAGAAGCCGCGTTATCGCTATCGTCCACAGTTCCTCGATCACTTTGAGCGCAAAAATGCTGGCGATGCCCGCGCTGATGACAAGTCAGCGTCCACGCCTACTGAGTATTCGCCTGCAGCAGTtgagcaacaactacaacagcagcagcaacaacagcagcagcaacaacaacagcagcagcaagagcagctaCACATGGCAAGCGGAGCAAACGATGCCAACAATTGGGAGCACAATATGGAAATGCAATTCCAGCAAATCTCACAAATCAATCAGTATGGcttgcagcagcatcaacaacaacagcagcagcaacagcacttGCTCATGGCTTATCCGCTGATGAACGAGCAGCTGATTGCGCTCAACAATCAGCAGAATTTACTGCGCAACAATGTaacgccgcagcagcaacaacaggcaGCTGGTGGTGCATCAGCAGCGGCTGGTGTTGTGGCACAACCGCCGCCCGCATATCAGCATCAacatttgcacacacaatcGCATGCGTATGTGGAGGGAGAGTTTGAGTTTCTCAAGTTTCTTACCTTTGACGATCTGAACCAAAGGCTGAGCAACATCGATCACGAAATGGAGCTGGAGATTGAGCAGCtgaataagaaatataatgcCAAACGACAGCCCATTGTCGATGCAATGAATGCGAAACGCAAACGCCAACagaatatcaataataatctGATTAAGATATAG
- the LOC132792150 gene encoding thioredoxin-related transmembrane protein 2 homolog — MSLQKELRTLAKPYYWVNILLAVSYLLAKKTRVICTRIFQQTDQDDVCDMDSREVEILFFLLIVVMIRSRKSGSVTMINYLTSSFLYTKVANMILWSYADFRYGLGFLLICVLVGMLLPEPSYRGPEHITYFRNAQVFEEELAREKRTSWLICFYTVWNPSCVNFAPIFAELSAEYNTELLKFGKIDIGRFPDVAQKYRISDSSFSRQLPTVILFQQGKEVDRRPCVDNKGKLQKFFFSSDNVRATFGLNQLYKQAVERLPATATTTVESKKSK, encoded by the coding sequence ATGTCGTTGCAAAAGGAACTACGTACACTGGCAAAGCCCTACTATTGGGTGAACATACTGCTGGCCGTCTCGTATCTGCTCGCCAAGAAGACCAGAGTGATTTGCACGCGCATTTTCCAGCAAACGGATCAAGATGACGTCTGTGATATGGACAGTCGTGAGGTAGAGATACTGTTCTTTCTGCTGATTGTGGTCATGATACGTTCCCGCAAGTCGGGCAGCGTAACTATGATCAACTACTTGACTTCGTCCTTCCTCTACACAAAAGTGGCCAACATGATACTCTGGTCATATGCCGACTTTCGTTATGGCCTAGGTTTCCTACTCATCTGTGTACTCGTGGGCATGCTGCTACCGGAGCCATCGTATCGTGGTCCTGAGCACATCACCTACTTCCGCAACGCTCAGGTCTTTGAGGAGGAGCTGGCTAGAGAGAAGCGCACCAGTTGGTTGATTTGTTTTTACACTGTTTGGAATCCCAGCTGTGTGAACTTTGCACCCATCTTCGCTGAGCTGTCGGCGGAATACAATACGGAACTACTGAAGTTTGGCAAAATCGATATCGGACGTTTCCCAGATGTCGCACAAAAGTATCGCATTTCGGACAGCAGTTTCTCACGCCAGCTGCCTACGGTTATACTGTTCCAGCAGGGCAAGGAGGTGGACCGACGTCCATGTGTCGACAATAAGGGGAAGCTGCAGAAGTTCTTCTTCTCCAGCGACAATGTGCGTGCAACCTTCGGACTGAATCAACTCTATAAGCAGGCTGTGGAACGTTTGCCGGCcactgcgacgacgacggtgGAATCGAAGAAGTCAAAGTAG
- the LOC132793168 gene encoding LOW QUALITY PROTEIN: uncharacterized protein LOC132793168 (The sequence of the model RefSeq protein was modified relative to this genomic sequence to represent the inferred CDS: inserted 1 base in 1 codon) has product FTTGVEDPIMKVVNKVLLARHYYFSVFMMMDKIGDMEPVYEMCRFLGEYQFENSLLYFESMDGSNQLFGTARYPAKQIENRTDLTRYFQCKRREMVYAQMDVKGFSFATPLREDAPHLFEVGGHYEGSTYRIIETFVQHLNGSFTKLELPKDALGGQVVNMKLTLELVRQRRIEFSAHAYALFRSDDELEKSYPLLVVRWCLMVPLYNKVSTYLYAVQPFSGVVWFFVVGAFVALLSLELLWIWLSSDSAAESFIAALLNSFCYIINIATGRQLMQPSILRILLLVTVFFHGFFLSAYYTSTLGSILTVNLFHAQLNTMDDLVEAQLPVMIIDYELEFLLEMQSDLPTEFRKLLRPVDSGVYAQHQMAFNSSYAYFVTEDTWQFLNEQQRHLKQPHFKFSDICFGSFHLTYPMQMDSAXYCTFCVHSSGLPNYYAIIIIAPSFPIQQLTYVHSLYIN; this is encoded by the exons ttcaccACCGGAGTCGAAGATCCAATTATGAAGGTGGTCAACAAAGTGCTGCTGGCCAGGCACTATTACTTCAGTGTATTTATGATGATGGATAAGATTGGAGACATGGAGCCTGTCTATGAGATGTGTCGCTTTCTAGGCGAGTATCAGTTTGAGAATTCGCTGCTGTATTTCGAATCGATGGATGGAAGTAATCAGCTCTTTGGCACCGCAAGATATCCCGCAAAGCAAATTGAGAATCGCACAGATCTCACAAGGTATTTCCAATGTAAACGCAGGGAAATGGTTTACGCTCAAATGGATGTGAAAGGTTTCAGTTTTGCGACACCATTGCGAGAGGACGCCCCACATTTATTCGAGGTTGGCGGACACTATGAGGGCAGCACCTATCGCATCATAGAAACATTTGTTCAGCATCTCAATGGAAGCTTCACTAAGCTGGAACTACCCAAGGATGCACTTGGCGGTCAGGTGGTTAATATGAAGCTAACCCTGGAGCTGGTGCGTCAACGTCGCATTGAGTTCTCCGCCCATGCCTACGCGCTCTTCAGGTCCGATGATGAGCTGGAGAAGAGCTATCCTCTGCTCGTGGTGCGCTGGTGTTTGATGGTGCCGTTGTACAACAAGGTCTCCACTTATTTGTATGCTGTGCAGCCCTTCTCTGGCGTTGTGTGGTTCTTCGTGGTTGGCGCTTTTGTGGCTCTGCTGTCGCTGGAGCTGCTCTGGATTTGGCTGTCCTCGGACAGTGCTGCAGAATCCTTCATTGCCGCCTTGCTCAACTCTTTCTGCTACATAATCAATATAGCAACAGGTCGGCAGTTGATGCAGCCATCAATACTGCGAATTCTGCTTTTAGTCACCGTCTTTTTCCATGGCTTCTTCTTGTCTGCGTACTACACTTCGACACTCGGCAGCATTCTGACTGTGAATCTGTTTCACGCTCAGCTCAACACAATGGATGATCTGGTGGAGGCGCAACTGCCAGTTATGATCATCGACTATGAATTGGAGTTCCTTTTGGAAATGCAGTCTGATCTTCCGACGGAGTTTCGCAAACTTCTACGACCTGTGGACAGCGGAGTTTATGCTCAGCATCAGATGGCTTTCAACAGCTCGTATGCTTACTTTGTGACCGAGGATACTTGGCAGTTTTTGAATGAACAGCAGCGGCACTTGAAGCAGCCTCATTTCAAGTTTAGCGACATTTGCTTTGGTTCCTTCCACCTTACCTATCCCATGCAGATGGACTCAG ACTACTGCACATTTTGCGTGCACTCCTCTGGGCTGCCTAATTATTATGccataattattattgcccCCTCCTTTCCTATTCAGCAACTAACATACGTACATAgcttatatataaattaa
- the LOC132791973 gene encoding uncharacterized protein LOC132791973 → MALPQGAFAACKLREQFQERDMILSRLRAANNADKADNNTQREYLPVKYNDKLMNSIWGLYNRYSPPQCEEERVCPAQILNKKQAQQLCCAVLALPQGSCGIGCCNKWLPAHLHI, encoded by the exons ATGGCTTTGCCACAAGGTGCCTTCGCAGCCTGCAAACTACGTGAGCAGTTCCAGGAACGTGACATGATCTTGTCCCGTCTACGGGCTGCCAACAATGCTGATAAGGCCGACAATAATACTC AACGCGAGTATTTGCCGGTCAAATACAACGATAAGCTGATGAATTCCATTTGGGGTCTCTACAATCGCTACTCTCCCCCACAATGTGAAGAAGAACGAGTTTGCCCCGCCcaaatactaaacaaaaaacaggCGCAACAGCT CTGTTGCGCCGTCCTCGCCTTGCCACAAGGATCCTGTGGCATTGGCTGCTGCAACAAATGGTTGCCAGCACACCTGCATATATAA